The nucleotide window ACCACGCTCGAAGACGCCGCTGACCGCTCGCCCGACCCGGCCCATGCCGAGGACGCCGATGAGCAGGTCGCTCACGTGCTCGCCGGCACTCTTGCGGAGTCGTTTGAAGCCGGCGTCGGTGAAGTCGAGCGCGTTGGCATGCCACGGCCGGACGAGCTTGACGGCCAATCCGGCGACGAACTCCGCGACGGCCTTGGTGTTGGCGTCAGGCGTGTAGACGACCTCGACGCCGCGACGCCGGCACTCGGCGACGTCGATCGTGTCGAGCCCGACGCCGGCCCGGCCTACGACCTTGAGCTTCGGTGCCTTGTCGAGCAGCTCAGGCGTCACCGGCGTGTACGACCGGACGACCATGCCTTCGCACCCTGCCAGGTGGTCGTCGGTCGGCCCGTCGAGCAGCGTCGCCCGCTCGCCGGCCCAGGCACGCGGACGCGGCTCGATCGCCTCGGCCAACAGCAGCGTCGGCTTGCTCACTCGTCGTCGCCTTCC belongs to Planctomycetota bacterium and includes:
- a CDS encoding NAD(P)-dependent oxidoreductase — its product is MSKPTLLLAEAIEPRPRAWAGERATLLDGPTDDHLAGCEGMVVRSYTPVTPELLDKAPKLKVVGRAGVGLDTIDVAECRRRGVEVVYTPDANTKAVAEFVAGLAVKLVRPWHANALDFTDAGFKRLRKSAGEHVSDLLIGVLGMGRVGRAVSGVFERGFGARVMYHDLLDVSAEVTTAGLAAESVSFDELVRQCDLLTLHVDGRPDNAGLLDASVLHHGKFRFVINTSRGLVVEPLDLLRAVDDGKIEGVAIDVYNPEPPLADSPYRTLMGRHADRVLLTPHMASRTTVAVEAMSWVVRDVVAVMNGQRPKFPAP